A region from the Brevibacterium paucivorans genome encodes:
- the argS gene encoding arginine--tRNA ligase — MTPEELKLAIEQAISAYNETHGTNVEVPAKLVVERPKSRDHGDWATNVALQTAKKAGLQPRELATDLAQILSGVDGIDKAEVAGPGFLNITLAADAAGKLAADIVSAGREYGRGESLKDSTINLEFVSANPTGPLHIGHTRWAALGDAIGRVLKAAGATVTTEYYINDAGSQMDTFANSVLARMRGKDVPEGGYPGQYIADIARELLSRHPEWNDAKDDEIFDQVKDEAYKVQLKDISDTLESFGVHFDTWFSERTLHDTGAITEAVERLREQGHVFENEGAIWLRTTDFGDDKDRVLVRSDGVPTYFAADAAYYLNKRDRGFDEKIYLLGADHHGYVGRLKALAATAGDDPNHNIEILIGQLISVNGARLSKRAGNIIELRDLVEWLGSDAVRYSLARTPADSPLALDPEVLKSASNDNPVYYVQYAHARAKSVERKATSAGVSTDSFDPATLQDPTEAALLSALADYPRVVAQAAQLREPHRVARYLESLAGLFHKWYDACRVTPLGDDPVEPVHASRLMLDRATATVLSNGLDLMGVSAPERM, encoded by the coding sequence GTGACACCCGAAGAACTCAAACTCGCTATTGAACAGGCCATCTCCGCGTACAACGAAACGCACGGAACGAACGTGGAGGTGCCCGCCAAACTTGTCGTGGAGCGCCCCAAGAGTCGCGACCACGGTGACTGGGCAACCAATGTGGCTCTGCAGACGGCAAAGAAGGCTGGACTGCAGCCACGTGAACTGGCAACCGACCTGGCTCAGATCTTGAGTGGAGTGGACGGGATTGACAAGGCCGAGGTCGCCGGCCCTGGCTTCTTGAACATCACCTTGGCTGCGGATGCAGCCGGGAAGCTTGCCGCCGACATCGTTTCGGCTGGTCGCGAGTATGGCCGCGGGGAATCACTCAAAGACTCCACCATCAACTTGGAATTCGTGTCGGCTAACCCAACAGGCCCGCTGCACATTGGACACACACGTTGGGCAGCACTCGGAGACGCAATTGGTCGCGTTCTCAAGGCCGCCGGTGCCACGGTGACCACCGAGTACTACATCAACGACGCCGGTTCCCAGATGGACACGTTCGCCAATTCAGTGCTGGCCCGCATGCGTGGAAAGGATGTACCCGAAGGCGGGTATCCCGGCCAGTACATCGCCGACATCGCCCGTGAACTACTCAGCCGCCACCCGGAGTGGAACGACGCAAAAGACGACGAGATCTTTGACCAGGTCAAAGACGAAGCGTACAAAGTGCAACTGAAAGACATTTCGGACACTCTGGAGTCCTTTGGTGTGCATTTCGACACGTGGTTCTCCGAACGCACATTGCACGACACCGGCGCCATTACCGAGGCGGTAGAACGTCTGCGCGAACAGGGTCACGTTTTCGAAAACGAGGGTGCCATTTGGTTGCGGACTACAGACTTTGGTGATGACAAGGACCGTGTTCTGGTGCGGTCCGACGGGGTGCCTACCTACTTCGCCGCTGACGCCGCGTACTACCTCAACAAGCGCGACCGTGGCTTCGACGAAAAGATTTATCTCTTAGGAGCCGACCACCATGGATATGTGGGTCGCCTCAAGGCTCTGGCCGCAACCGCTGGTGATGACCCGAACCACAACATCGAAATTCTCATCGGACAGCTCATTTCCGTGAACGGCGCACGCCTTTCAAAGCGTGCCGGCAACATTATTGAGCTCCGCGACTTGGTGGAATGGCTCGGATCGGACGCAGTCCGCTACTCACTGGCGCGCACCCCAGCCGACTCGCCACTGGCACTTGATCCTGAAGTACTCAAGTCTGCCAGCAACGACAACCCCGTCTACTACGTCCAGTACGCGCACGCTCGAGCAAAGAGCGTAGAGCGGAAAGCCACCTCGGCGGGAGTATCCACAGACTCCTTCGACCCGGCGACCCTGCAAGACCCCACCGAAGCAGCACTTTTGTCTGCGCTCGCAGACTACCCGCGCGTCGTGGCTCAGGCCGCGCAGTTGCGGGAGCCTCACCGCGTGGCCCGGTACTTGGAGTCGCTGGCGGGACTGTTCCACAAGTGGTACGACGCATGTCGCGTAACCCCTCTGGGCGATGACCCGGTTGAGCCC
- a CDS encoding M15 family metallopeptidase, translating to MENETTQPAVRRRDLRRARKAQSRKFPTFAKLTSRSATPQTTSAAPAVRGSNGAALRALRRKRNVTLSAVGTFAVAGAAMTATLLSGVGASSTGEVSTDVSASSRAASSESVSGGSNGEKDVLAGQNGAVGGVKADAKGDPHASSLSVKRTALPGCEGKVPEGEASNGQLPEEWLCNLGIGDHKLRQDAAVAFAKMNAAYKAETGKDFELTDTYRTLDSQVSVAGRKPGLAAKPGTSLHGMGLAIDFGGGAAQASGPLYDWLVKHGHEYGWENPDWAKSSKYEPWHWEYVPGRKDVKGY from the coding sequence GTGGAAAACGAAACCACGCAACCTGCTGTACGGCGACGGGATCTTCGCCGGGCACGCAAAGCGCAGTCTCGCAAGTTCCCCACCTTTGCCAAACTCACTTCTCGTTCCGCTACGCCTCAAACCACCTCGGCGGCCCCAGCAGTGCGCGGGTCGAACGGTGCAGCTTTGCGAGCACTGCGTCGCAAGCGCAACGTGACTCTTTCCGCAGTTGGAACTTTTGCAGTTGCAGGTGCGGCCATGACCGCAACGCTCCTTTCAGGTGTAGGTGCGAGCTCCACCGGCGAGGTATCCACAGACGTTTCCGCAAGCTCGCGTGCAGCGTCAAGCGAAAGCGTTTCTGGTGGATCGAACGGTGAAAAAGACGTTTTGGCCGGACAGAACGGTGCGGTCGGCGGTGTTAAAGCCGACGCAAAGGGAGATCCACACGCATCCTCGCTGTCGGTGAAGCGCACGGCTCTGCCTGGCTGTGAAGGTAAGGTTCCAGAAGGCGAAGCGTCTAACGGGCAGTTGCCGGAAGAGTGGTTGTGCAACTTGGGTATCGGTGACCACAAGTTGCGCCAGGACGCCGCTGTTGCGTTTGCAAAGATGAACGCAGCCTACAAGGCTGAAACTGGAAAAGACTTCGAACTCACTGACACATACCGCACTCTGGATTCACAGGTGAGCGTTGCGGGTCGCAAGCCAGGTTTGGCCGCTAAGCCCGGAACGTCCCTCCACGGTATGGGGCTGGCAATCGACTTTGGTGGTGGCGCTGCTCAGGCGAGCGGACCGTTGTACGATTGGCTGGTAAAGCACGGTCACGAATACGGCTGGGAAAACCCAGACTGGGCTAAGTCGTCGAAGTACGAACCATGGCACTGGGAATATGTGCCTGGGCGTAAGGACGTTAAAGGCTACTGA
- a CDS encoding hemolysin family protein — protein sequence MNDWMGLIWLVFLLGGNAFFVAAEFAVVSAKRAQIEPLAEEGRKSAKTTLYAMEHVSAMLAICQLGITVCSLLIGNISEPAIHHLLAGPLHYLSIPAEASGVISFVLALGIVTYLHVVVGEMIPKNIALATSRTAALLLAPPLVFLAKIFGFVIRPLNWFANFLLRLVGVTPRNDVNAAYTVEEVQQIVAESKREGLLNDETDLLKGALEFSDKTVGDVMVALSSVVTIDADVTPEYIEHLVGRTGYSRYILIDSDGRPDSYIHVKDVLYADTPETYTEPVPSKRFRSMVTVAVTDEIEEALATMQHAGHHVGRVVDGQGKVVGVLFLEDVLEELVGEVHDAMQRNQPRATR from the coding sequence GTGAACGACTGGATGGGTCTGATCTGGCTGGTATTCCTCTTAGGCGGCAATGCGTTCTTCGTTGCAGCGGAGTTCGCTGTCGTGTCAGCAAAGCGTGCTCAGATTGAACCACTGGCTGAAGAAGGTCGTAAATCGGCCAAAACCACGCTGTACGCGATGGAGCACGTGTCTGCGATGCTGGCGATCTGTCAGTTGGGTATTACGGTGTGCTCCCTGCTTATCGGTAACATTTCGGAACCGGCGATCCACCACCTGCTTGCAGGGCCGTTGCACTATCTGTCGATCCCGGCAGAGGCCTCGGGGGTCATTAGTTTTGTGCTTGCGCTGGGGATCGTGACGTACCTCCACGTGGTGGTTGGCGAAATGATTCCTAAGAACATTGCCTTGGCGACCTCACGCACGGCTGCGCTGCTGCTCGCACCACCGCTAGTGTTCTTGGCCAAGATCTTTGGTTTTGTTATTCGCCCTCTGAACTGGTTTGCCAACTTCTTGTTGCGGTTGGTGGGTGTGACGCCACGTAACGACGTGAACGCCGCGTATACGGTCGAAGAAGTGCAACAGATTGTTGCCGAGTCGAAGCGTGAGGGATTGCTCAACGACGAAACCGACCTGTTGAAGGGTGCGCTCGAGTTTTCCGACAAGACTGTAGGCGATGTCATGGTGGCTCTGAGCTCCGTCGTGACGATCGATGCCGATGTCACTCCCGAATACATTGAGCACTTAGTGGGACGCACGGGGTATTCGCGTTACATCCTCATCGACAGTGACGGAAGGCCCGACAGTTACATCCACGTTAAGGATGTGCTGTACGCAGATACTCCAGAGACCTACACGGAACCAGTTCCATCCAAACGCTTCCGTTCAATGGTGACAGTTGCTGTTACAGACGAAATTGAAGAAGCGCTCGCCACCATGCAGCACGCAGGCCACCACGTGGGTCGTGTGGTCGATGGGCAAGGAAAGGTCGTCGGCGTGCTGTTCTTGGAGGACGTCCTGGAGGAGCTGGTGGGTGAAGTGCATGACGCGATGCAACGAAATCAGCCTCGAGCGACGCGTTAA
- a CDS encoding GuaB1 family IMP dehydrogenase-related protein — MRFISEPESHDLTYSDVFMVPNRSAVASRFDVDLRSVDGTDTTIPVIASNMTAVSGRRMAETLARRGGMAILPQDIPVPVMAQTIEWVKDRHPVVETPLKLSVTDTVLQAIHLMPRRVHGCAVLLEDGKFAGIVSQESLQGVDQFTSLADVMEQPQVTFDISEFEDATNRRALFDKLVDARLDYAPVLSGAEVVGCVTRASILRSTIYSPAVDADGRLRVGAALGVNGDVVARAQALAEAGADVLVLDTAHGHQEKMIEALQAVKALDLGLPLVAGNVVTGNGARDLIEAGADIVKVGVGPGAMCTTRMMTAVGRPQFSAVLECAQVATELGKHVWADGGVKYPRDVALALAAGASQVMIGSWFAGTHESPGDMLVDEKGHRYKESFGMASARAVANRTRDESPFDRARKALFEEGISSGRMFVDPQNPGVEDLIDSITSGVRSSCTYAGARTLTEFAERAVVGIQSAAGYDEGRPRLQSW; from the coding sequence ATGCGCTTCATTTCTGAACCCGAGTCTCACGATTTAACATACTCCGACGTTTTTATGGTGCCGAACCGCTCGGCTGTCGCGTCTCGGTTCGATGTTGACTTACGTTCAGTAGATGGAACAGATACGACAATTCCGGTTATCGCTTCGAACATGACGGCCGTTTCGGGGCGTCGAATGGCAGAAACCCTCGCACGTCGTGGTGGCATGGCAATTCTCCCTCAAGACATCCCGGTTCCAGTCATGGCACAGACGATCGAATGGGTCAAAGATCGCCATCCTGTTGTTGAGACTCCGCTGAAACTTTCTGTGACTGACACGGTTTTGCAGGCAATCCACCTCATGCCCAGGCGTGTTCACGGTTGTGCAGTGTTACTTGAGGATGGCAAGTTCGCAGGGATCGTGTCGCAGGAAAGTCTCCAAGGGGTTGACCAGTTCACCTCGCTCGCGGACGTCATGGAACAGCCCCAGGTGACGTTTGATATTTCGGAATTCGAAGACGCGACCAACCGTCGTGCGCTCTTCGACAAGCTTGTTGATGCAAGATTGGACTACGCTCCGGTGCTTTCGGGTGCCGAGGTCGTTGGCTGCGTGACGCGCGCGTCAATTCTGCGGTCCACCATCTATTCGCCTGCCGTAGACGCGGACGGAAGGTTGCGCGTAGGTGCGGCGTTGGGTGTCAACGGCGACGTTGTCGCTCGCGCGCAAGCGCTCGCTGAGGCCGGCGCCGATGTGCTCGTCCTGGACACGGCGCACGGGCATCAAGAAAAAATGATCGAGGCATTGCAAGCCGTTAAGGCTTTGGACTTAGGGCTTCCACTAGTCGCTGGAAACGTGGTGACCGGTAACGGTGCGAGGGACCTTATTGAAGCTGGGGCCGACATCGTGAAGGTGGGTGTTGGACCGGGAGCCATGTGTACGACCCGCATGATGACAGCAGTGGGGCGCCCACAGTTCTCTGCCGTGCTGGAATGCGCTCAGGTTGCCACCGAATTGGGAAAGCATGTGTGGGCCGACGGCGGCGTGAAGTACCCACGCGACGTGGCCCTGGCTCTAGCCGCTGGGGCGAGCCAAGTCATGATTGGTTCGTGGTTCGCTGGCACTCACGAAAGCCCAGGCGACATGCTCGTAGACGAAAAGGGACACCGTTATAAAGAAAGCTTTGGGATGGCGTCAGCGCGAGCAGTTGCCAACCGCACTCGCGATGAGTCGCCGTTTGACCGTGCGCGCAAAGCCCTGTTTGAAGAAGGAATCTCTTCCGGGCGCATGTTCGTGGACCCGCAGAACCCTGGGGTCGAAGACCTGATTGACTCGATCACATCGGGTGTGCGTTCTTCGTGTACGTACGCTGGCGCGCGCACGCTTACCGAGTTTGCTGAACGTGCAGTCGTGGGCATCCAGTCAGCGGCGGGATACGACGAGGGTCGGCCTCGCTTACAGAGCTGGTAA
- a CDS encoding hemolysin family protein, which produces MEWLYLALALLLIAGTGVFVAAEFSLLTLDKHTVEEAVRNGEPGSKYLEKGLHHLSTQLSAAQVGITITTLLTGYLMQPSLGALLIPLVEQLGASETVSRAVSLVVALIVSTFLSMVVGELVPKNLAISAPMKAGSVAVPLQYMFSVVFRPVIALLNGTANKALVAMGIEPQEESSAGRSADELTSLVRHSADEGTMDVQTADLLARTLSISERTAEDVMTPRTRMATVERDTTAAEITELSRQTGYSRFPVVGDSRDDIVGVVHVKQAVAVPLANREDAFAAGLMTDVSEVPETMPVDHLLVVLRSRGNQMVLVIDEYGGTAGVATLEDVVEELVGEVVDEHDRLSVQVRPARDGTWLVPGSLRPDKVTEASGIEIPEDVDYETMAGFVMFALGKIPDVGDSVRVKDASLVVERMHGHRIERLRLVPDYLGGVA; this is translated from the coding sequence ATGGAGTGGCTCTATCTTGCCTTAGCGCTTCTCCTGATCGCAGGCACAGGAGTTTTTGTTGCTGCTGAGTTTTCGCTTCTGACGCTTGACAAACACACAGTTGAAGAAGCGGTCCGTAACGGTGAACCCGGGTCGAAGTACTTAGAAAAAGGTCTCCACCACCTATCGACACAGCTTTCTGCTGCGCAAGTGGGGATCACCATTACGACTCTGCTCACGGGTTATCTCATGCAGCCGTCGCTCGGTGCGCTCCTGATTCCATTAGTGGAACAGTTGGGCGCTAGCGAAACCGTCTCGCGTGCTGTGTCCTTGGTCGTTGCGCTTATCGTCTCGACATTTTTGTCCATGGTTGTGGGCGAGCTTGTTCCGAAGAACCTCGCAATTTCTGCGCCAATGAAAGCCGGAAGTGTTGCGGTTCCTCTGCAGTACATGTTTTCCGTGGTATTCCGCCCGGTCATTGCGCTCCTCAACGGAACCGCCAACAAAGCCCTCGTAGCCATGGGAATCGAACCGCAGGAGGAAAGCTCGGCAGGCCGGTCGGCAGATGAGCTGACAAGCCTCGTCCGACACTCGGCAGACGAAGGAACCATGGACGTTCAAACTGCCGACCTCTTGGCCCGTACCCTCAGCATTTCTGAGCGGACAGCGGAAGACGTCATGACACCTCGGACGCGGATGGCCACAGTGGAACGGGATACCACAGCGGCCGAGATCACTGAACTGTCCCGCCAGACCGGTTACTCCCGATTCCCCGTGGTGGGGGACTCGCGGGATGACATCGTGGGGGTCGTACACGTCAAGCAGGCCGTCGCGGTTCCGCTGGCCAACCGTGAGGATGCATTCGCAGCGGGGCTGATGACGGACGTCTCCGAGGTGCCCGAAACCATGCCTGTCGACCACCTTCTGGTGGTGTTGCGCAGTCGCGGGAACCAGATGGTGCTAGTGATCGATGAGTACGGTGGAACGGCTGGCGTAGCGACGCTTGAAGACGTCGTTGAAGAGCTTGTGGGTGAAGTGGTCGACGAACACGACCGTTTGAGCGTGCAGGTACGGCCCGCTCGCGATGGGACATGGCTGGTTCCCGGGAGTTTGCGTCCTGACAAGGTGACCGAGGCGTCAGGGATCGAGATTCCCGAAGACGTGGACTACGAAACAATGGCTGGCTTTGTCATGTTTGCTTTAGGCAAGATCCCAGACGTAGGGGATTCGGTGCGCGTGAAAGATGCTTCACTGGTGGTTGAACGGATGCACGGTCACCGGATCGAACGCCTCCGGTTGGTTCCCGATTACCTGGGAGGTGTCGCGTGA